A single region of the Vibrio chagasii genome encodes:
- a CDS encoding MSHA biogenesis protein MshA, producing MELIVVIVIIGIIAVTAAPRFLNIQESAREAVLEGVAGAMEGVITQVTSKAIIAGLNPDASNPGDQSNYVIDFGIGSVEVDWGTLCPESRGESGDKLTMSDLMTLSDDDSIISDFGNRHTVVGYNQPFSDDDLNKNHITDDALPSGCYVLYDSFGRSNASQCPPEGCVCTVRVVNDEC from the coding sequence ATGGAACTAATCGTTGTGATCGTGATAATCGGTATTATTGCTGTAACGGCAGCGCCGAGGTTTCTTAATATCCAAGAATCAGCGAGAGAAGCGGTGCTTGAAGGTGTTGCGGGTGCGATGGAAGGGGTGATCACACAAGTAACGTCTAAAGCTATTATCGCCGGACTTAATCCAGATGCGTCAAACCCAGGAGATCAGAGCAACTACGTGATCGACTTTGGTATCGGCAGCGTTGAGGTTGATTGGGGAACACTTTGCCCAGAAAGCCGAGGCGAGTCGGGCGACAAATTAACGATGAGCGATTTAATGACGTTGTCTGATGATGACAGTATAATTTCTGACTTTGGAAATAGACACACGGTCGTCGGATATAACCAACCTTTTAGTGACGATGATTTAAATAAGAACCATATAACGGATGACGCGTTACCGTCAGGGTGTTATGTACTTTATGACTCTTTCGGACGCTCTAATGCCAGTCAATGTCCTCCGGAAGGGTGTGTGTGTACGGTTCGCGTTGTGAACGATGAATGTTAA
- a CDS encoding MATE family efflux transporter: protein MLTKLRPFTRESGALMHLSIPIILTQIATQAMGFVDTTMAGQVSPADLAAIALGTSLWIPVLLLLRGVIMALTPVVAYHRGARNFQSISVEFFQMVWLALIASVLLIAYLVSAKPILEWIGVAAEIIPIGSDYAFALAFGVPGIALFYTLNGYCEGMNNTKVPMIISVIGLLINIPVNYVLIYGKFGFPEMGAVGCGWATSLVYWLMSGMLYSYIKGHHHYKTIISFTDAKPKAKEMLHLLKLGLPIGMNIAVCGSIFAVIALMIGRIGAENVAAAQIALNISSLTYVIPMSISFGITIRVGHALGEKDELGAIERSKVGILVAALISLLSVTMFLLFPELIIRLYTTDPVISATAAVLLTFTAMYQFSDALQTSANGALRGYKDTKIPMILAIASYWGIALPMGMVLGLTDYVVPAMGEEGFWIGILTGLSVSAALMLLRLRYVIKKRDLPPADAIATN, encoded by the coding sequence ATGCTAACAAAACTTCGTCCTTTTACTCGTGAATCGGGTGCGCTTATGCATCTTTCGATTCCAATCATTTTGACTCAAATAGCTACCCAAGCGATGGGATTTGTCGATACGACAATGGCTGGCCAAGTAAGCCCCGCCGATCTTGCCGCTATTGCACTTGGCACTAGCCTTTGGATTCCTGTGTTGCTGTTACTACGTGGTGTGATTATGGCGTTAACGCCGGTCGTTGCTTACCACCGTGGCGCTCGCAACTTTCAGAGTATCTCTGTTGAGTTTTTCCAAATGGTATGGCTTGCATTAATTGCGAGCGTGCTTCTCATCGCTTACCTCGTAAGTGCCAAACCTATCTTAGAATGGATTGGTGTAGCTGCTGAGATTATCCCGATTGGCAGTGACTATGCGTTTGCCCTAGCCTTTGGTGTACCGGGTATTGCCCTGTTTTACACTTTAAACGGCTACTGTGAAGGTATGAACAACACCAAAGTACCGATGATCATTTCGGTCATTGGTTTGTTGATTAATATTCCAGTCAACTACGTGCTTATCTACGGTAAATTTGGTTTCCCTGAAATGGGTGCGGTAGGCTGTGGCTGGGCGACAAGCTTAGTGTATTGGCTAATGTCGGGTATGCTGTATTCCTACATAAAAGGCCATCATCACTACAAGACGATCATTAGCTTTACAGACGCGAAGCCAAAAGCAAAAGAGATGCTTCACCTTCTAAAGCTAGGTTTACCTATCGGTATGAACATCGCTGTATGTGGCAGTATCTTTGCGGTCATCGCATTGATGATTGGCCGTATTGGTGCAGAAAATGTGGCAGCGGCGCAAATCGCTCTCAATATATCGAGCCTGACTTACGTGATCCCAATGAGTATCTCGTTTGGCATTACGATTCGTGTTGGTCACGCTTTGGGTGAAAAAGACGAACTTGGAGCGATTGAGCGCAGTAAAGTCGGTATTTTAGTGGCAGCATTAATCTCATTGCTTTCGGTGACGATGTTCCTACTGTTCCCTGAGTTAATCATTAGGCTTTACACGACAGACCCAGTAATCAGCGCAACTGCAGCTGTGTTATTGACCTTTACCGCTATGTACCAATTCAGTGATGCACTGCAAACCTCTGCAAATGGTGCTCTGCGCGGCTATAAAGATACCAAGATACCAATGATCTTAGCTATCGCTTCATACTGGGGCATAGCGCTACCTATGGGTATGGTGTTGGGCTTAACCGACTACGTGGTTCCAGCAATGGGCGAAGAAGGCTTTTGGATTGGTATTCTAACTGGCTTGAGTGTCTCAGCCGCTCTGATGCTACTTCGCTTACGATACGTGATTAAGAAGCGTGACTTGCCACCAGCAGATGCGATAGCGACAAATTGA
- a CDS encoding M4 family metallopeptidase: MRGAHLLMLFPIAFTSQAANVLDYTEVDLSTILNNTSQQGFSAVNRPLAYQEASRVETGTTTLLRKQQLHYGVPVYGQSVVVDLSQQGIAQAVDGQVLTGIEADIGSTLPMINAQQAIDIAKSQHKGVAAATIRNPNADLFIWLDEQQQAHLIYKVDFLQTKGMGPSRPITLVDAKSGELLDQWEGIAFIDAEGPGGNQKSGRYYFGPNTQYGGFQVNSYCQMDSQNVVTMNMNNRQDYGQVHQFACNGNYGRNVNDYRAINGAYAPMNDAHYFGQRVFDMYKEWLNTRPIQQKLTMRVHYGSNYGNAFWDGQQMTFGDGNQSMYPLATWDVIAHEVSHGFTEQNSNLEYRGQSGGMNESFSDVAAAALSEYVHGSFNWKMGEHVMKYSPAMRYFIQPSQDGMSIDHVNQYYNGIDVHHSSGIFNKAFYHLATSNGWDIKKAFMAYATANQLYWTSRSNFQAGAEGVCKAAQQLGYESSAVRSAFSQVGVNVQYCGSGQPNPNPNPPTPTPTPNPTPGITNLEFNVPAPVLSSGNDQQQFVLKNSSESDVWIQTYNGYGNVDLYVAIGRPASLNDYDCSSNNLDNNEYCGFGGIQGDDIYVMVSGAQGSTGAYVAVSTVLELPNPEPQPEPQDKCVDAPEWSPNVFYPAGALVQYWGNRFTATTNNWGADPFQNSWYWTHEGLCM; encoded by the coding sequence ATGCGTGGTGCACATTTACTGATGCTATTCCCAATAGCGTTTACTTCTCAAGCTGCCAATGTACTCGACTACACTGAAGTCGATCTGTCAACAATTCTTAACAACACTAGCCAACAAGGCTTTAGTGCGGTAAATCGACCACTTGCTTATCAAGAAGCAAGTCGAGTTGAGACCGGAACAACGACACTCCTTCGTAAACAACAACTTCACTATGGCGTTCCAGTCTATGGTCAGTCGGTAGTGGTTGATCTTTCCCAGCAAGGTATTGCTCAAGCCGTTGATGGACAAGTGTTAACGGGCATTGAGGCTGATATCGGTTCTACTTTACCAATGATCAACGCACAGCAGGCCATTGATATTGCTAAGTCACAACACAAAGGCGTAGCAGCTGCAACCATTCGTAATCCAAATGCAGATCTTTTTATTTGGTTAGATGAACAACAACAAGCACACCTTATTTATAAGGTTGATTTCCTGCAAACAAAGGGCATGGGACCTTCACGACCAATTACCCTTGTAGACGCTAAATCTGGCGAATTACTTGACCAATGGGAAGGTATCGCGTTCATCGATGCTGAAGGCCCCGGTGGCAACCAAAAAAGCGGTCGTTATTACTTTGGTCCGAATACTCAATATGGCGGGTTCCAGGTCAACTCATACTGCCAAATGGACAGCCAAAACGTTGTCACTATGAACATGAATAACCGCCAAGATTACGGTCAGGTTCACCAGTTTGCTTGTAACGGCAATTACGGTAGGAACGTTAACGACTATCGTGCAATTAACGGTGCTTATGCGCCTATGAACGATGCACATTACTTTGGCCAACGTGTATTCGACATGTACAAAGAGTGGTTGAATACTCGTCCTATCCAGCAAAAGCTAACCATGCGTGTGCACTATGGTTCGAACTACGGTAATGCGTTTTGGGATGGTCAACAGATGACGTTTGGTGACGGTAACCAGTCTATGTACCCGTTAGCTACGTGGGATGTAATTGCGCATGAGGTAAGCCATGGCTTTACCGAACAGAACTCAAACCTTGAATACCGCGGTCAGTCTGGGGGTATGAATGAGTCATTCTCTGATGTGGCAGCAGCGGCTTTAAGTGAGTATGTTCATGGCAGTTTTAACTGGAAGATGGGGGAGCATGTTATGAAGTACAGCCCAGCAATGCGCTACTTCATTCAACCTAGCCAAGATGGCATGTCTATCGATCACGTAAACCAATACTACAATGGTATTGATGTTCACCACAGCTCAGGGATTTTCAACAAAGCTTTTTACCACCTAGCGACTAGCAATGGTTGGGATATTAAAAAGGCGTTTATGGCTTACGCGACAGCGAACCAACTTTACTGGACATCAAGATCGAACTTCCAAGCAGGAGCTGAAGGAGTTTGTAAGGCAGCACAACAGCTAGGCTATGAATCATCTGCAGTGCGCTCTGCCTTCAGCCAGGTTGGCGTTAACGTACAATACTGTGGTTCCGGTCAGCCGAATCCAAACCCTAATCCACCGACACCAACCCCAACACCGAATCCGACTCCGGGTATTACGAATCTCGAGTTTAATGTGCCTGCTCCTGTGTTGAGCAGTGGTAACGACCAACAGCAGTTCGTTCTAAAGAACAGTTCTGAAAGCGATGTTTGGATCCAAACTTACAATGGTTACGGTAACGTTGATCTGTATGTTGCTATTGGTCGTCCTGCATCATTGAATGATTACGACTGTTCGTCTAATAACTTGGATAACAACGAGTATTGTGGGTTTGGCGGTATACAAGGGGATGATATCTACGTAATGGTCTCTGGTGCGCAAGGATCAACAGGTGCTTACGTAGCGGTCAGTACTGTACTAGAGCTTCCAAACCCTGAACCTCAGCCTGAGCCACAAGATAAGTGTGTTGACGCACCAGAGTGGAGTCCGAATGTGTTCTATCCAGCTGGAGCACTGGTTCAATATTGGGGTAACCGTTTTACGGCGACAACCAATAACTGGGGAGCCGATCCTTTCCAAAATTCTTGGTACTGGACACACGAAGGTTTGTGTATGTAA
- the trpS gene encoding tryptophan--tRNA ligase, with amino-acid sequence MKTNQNDNKSEIILTGDRATGPLHLGHYVGSLKQRVSLQHEHDQTILVADMQGLTDNAHNPAKVSSNILNVVADYLAVGIDPTKTTICLQSQLPALAELTMFYSNLVSIARLERNPTVKSEIQNKAFGRSLPAGFLTYPISQAADITAFNATLVPVGDDQLPMLEQTNEIVRKLNSLAGKSILNECKPLLSNASRLPSTDGKNKMSKSMGNAINLGATEKEIRTAVKSMYTDPNHLKIEDPGQVEGNIVFTYLDAFHSDTQYVCELKDHYRRGGLGDGQTKKVLEECLQEMLRPIRARRAELLDDKSQLIDILREGTQVSREKTEAVLFDVKGVFGLNIL; translated from the coding sequence ATGAAAACAAATCAAAACGATAACAAATCAGAAATTATTCTTACTGGCGACCGCGCGACAGGTCCTTTGCATTTAGGGCATTACGTGGGCTCTCTCAAACAACGTGTATCCTTACAACATGAGCATGACCAAACGATATTGGTTGCCGACATGCAGGGCTTGACTGATAACGCGCATAATCCTGCAAAGGTCTCTTCAAACATTCTCAATGTGGTCGCCGACTATCTGGCTGTTGGCATCGACCCAACTAAAACTACAATTTGCCTTCAATCTCAGCTTCCTGCATTGGCTGAGCTGACCATGTTTTACAGCAACCTTGTATCCATCGCACGTTTGGAACGTAATCCTACGGTCAAAAGTGAAATTCAAAACAAGGCGTTTGGTCGCTCTCTTCCTGCTGGTTTTCTCACTTACCCTATATCTCAAGCGGCTGATATTACGGCGTTCAATGCGACGTTAGTCCCTGTGGGCGATGACCAACTGCCAATGCTAGAGCAGACAAACGAGATTGTTCGAAAGCTAAACTCGCTCGCTGGTAAGTCTATTTTGAACGAATGTAAGCCGCTTCTGAGTAACGCATCACGACTTCCGAGTACGGATGGGAAAAACAAGATGTCCAAGTCGATGGGTAACGCGATTAACCTAGGTGCGACTGAGAAAGAGATTCGAACGGCAGTCAAGTCCATGTATACCGATCCAAACCACTTAAAAATTGAAGATCCGGGCCAAGTGGAAGGGAATATTGTGTTTACCTATCTTGATGCGTTCCATAGTGACACACAGTATGTCTGTGAGTTAAAGGATCATTACCGCAGAGGCGGGTTAGGGGACGGACAAACTAAGAAGGTATTGGAAGAGTGCTTGCAGGAGATGTTAAGGCCGATAAGAGCTCGTAGAGCTGAATTGCTAGATGACAAATCACAACTCATTGATATTTTACGCGAAGGTACGCAAGTCTCGAGAGAGAAAACAGAAGCCGTTTTATTCGATGTGAAGGGCGTATTTGGCTTGAACATACTCTAA
- a CDS encoding VOC family protein has translation MEISHLDHLVLTVKDIEITVNFYQSVLGMKPIQFGEGRWALSFGNQKINLHQQGKEFEPKARHVQAGSADLCFITNTHIDKVCEHITGQGVTIEEGPVERTGAMDKITSIYLRDPDGNLIEVSNY, from the coding sequence ATGGAAATAAGTCACCTAGATCATCTTGTATTAACTGTTAAAGATATAGAGATAACAGTAAATTTCTATCAAAGCGTATTAGGGATGAAACCTATTCAATTTGGTGAGGGACGTTGGGCATTGTCGTTTGGTAACCAAAAGATAAATCTCCATCAGCAAGGGAAAGAGTTCGAGCCTAAGGCTAGGCATGTTCAAGCCGGGAGTGCTGACCTATGTTTCATAACCAACACACACATTGATAAAGTATGCGAGCATATCACTGGACAAGGCGTCACGATCGAAGAAGGGCCTGTCGAGCGAACGGGGGCAATGGACAAGATCACCTCAATTTATCTACGAGATCCTGATGGTAACTTAATCGAAGTATCGAATTATTAG
- a CDS encoding delta-class carbonic anhydrase, whose product MKNKSVFLSVAMVMLSTQASASGASHEEVSDSVIAEQRAQLSENTQGKGFGPQAPRDLGSYEGTNERLFSDAPDSSAMNLCNIHFHKNAEHKGGEFTQYAGNGDGKGFQSGFKYTGKLSEAELKPFGQDICPSDHGSLHSGDTIEVHYVYSTAQVGPGETLGACFNDAITNPQLRVETQVYVLVNDDNALDFEELAKHSKVNGLHQATNIPKNTGSAIQYAGSTTGPGYNEQGSPFQVTWSVRPQVAKVNIATVGSWCEGNDFNEDHAHGVRNLVVNPKLLSPIAN is encoded by the coding sequence ATGAAAAACAAAAGTGTGTTTTTAAGCGTCGCCATGGTTATGTTATCGACACAGGCGAGTGCGTCTGGTGCTAGCCATGAAGAGGTTTCAGACAGCGTTATCGCCGAACAAAGAGCACAACTGTCCGAAAATACACAAGGCAAAGGTTTTGGCCCGCAGGCACCACGTGATCTAGGTTCATACGAAGGGACTAACGAGCGCCTGTTCTCTGATGCGCCAGATTCATCCGCGATGAACTTATGTAATATTCACTTTCATAAAAACGCAGAGCACAAAGGCGGTGAGTTTACCCAGTATGCAGGTAATGGTGACGGCAAAGGTTTCCAAAGTGGATTCAAATACACAGGTAAGCTAAGTGAGGCAGAACTGAAGCCATTCGGTCAGGATATTTGCCCGAGCGACCATGGTTCACTTCACTCTGGTGATACTATCGAGGTGCATTATGTTTACTCAACCGCACAAGTGGGACCTGGGGAAACATTGGGGGCGTGTTTCAATGATGCGATTACCAACCCTCAGTTGCGTGTGGAAACCCAAGTTTACGTCTTAGTGAACGACGACAACGCGCTGGATTTTGAAGAGCTAGCTAAACACTCTAAAGTGAACGGTTTGCACCAAGCGACCAACATTCCAAAAAATACAGGATCTGCGATTCAATATGCAGGTTCTACTACCGGCCCTGGCTACAACGAGCAAGGTTCACCGTTCCAAGTTACCTGGAGTGTGAGACCACAAGTGGCGAAAGTGAACATCGCAACGGTTGGTAGCTGGTGTGAAGGGAACGACTTTAATGAAGACCACGCACACGGTGTGAGAAACTTAGTCGTAAACCCTAAGTTGCTGTCACCAATCGCGAACTAG
- a CDS encoding LysE family translocator, translated as MSFEGAVTFFIAMFIFGITPGPGVFAILARGMVDGWRKCISLSLGMICSDLIYLALACFGLATIAENWSFAFEIIRYVGAAYLIYLGYKMFKSLPEVQGSAELAAKQSQKSELTSFAQGFLISASNPKVILFYISFLPTFVDLTVLRSQDIVLVSVLASIALMSGLMLIAMGAGRMVTLLKTPRAHKRLNQSAGGIMIAAGSYLAINR; from the coding sequence ATGTCGTTTGAAGGTGCGGTTACATTCTTTATTGCCATGTTTATATTTGGCATCACTCCAGGACCAGGTGTGTTTGCGATTTTGGCTCGTGGTATGGTTGATGGATGGCGAAAGTGCATTTCTCTTTCTTTAGGTATGATATGCAGTGATCTTATTTATCTAGCGCTTGCTTGTTTTGGCTTGGCAACTATTGCGGAAAACTGGTCATTTGCTTTCGAGATCATTCGTTATGTCGGCGCAGCTTACCTTATTTACCTCGGGTATAAGATGTTCAAGAGCCTGCCTGAAGTGCAAGGTTCAGCGGAGCTCGCGGCAAAACAGAGTCAGAAGTCAGAACTTACGAGCTTTGCGCAAGGTTTTCTGATCTCAGCATCAAACCCTAAAGTGATTCTGTTTTATATTTCCTTCTTACCAACGTTTGTTGATCTGACAGTTTTACGCTCACAAGATATCGTCTTAGTTTCTGTATTAGCTTCTATTGCACTAATGTCTGGCTTAATGCTAATTGCAATGGGAGCAGGGCGTATGGTGACTTTGCTGAAAACCCCACGCGCGCATAAACGCTTAAATCAAAGCGCTGGTGGCATCATGATTGCTGCAGGCTCATATCTGGCGATTAATCGATAA